From Kitasatospora gansuensis, a single genomic window includes:
- a CDS encoding GNAT family N-acetyltransferase, whose translation MTITWRRVGEPDFPQLRQWLLQPHVARWWNHDTSPEAIARHFAPAVRGEEPSEDFLVALDGAPVALVQRCRLADYPQYLGELASQTEIPDQAITLDYLIGDPRLTGQGLGTRIIEAIITATWTDHPDAQSIVIPVHRANRASWRMLEKAGLHRCAEASLEPDNPADDRLHFIYRTDRPTH comes from the coding sequence GTGACGATCACCTGGCGCAGAGTCGGCGAACCGGACTTCCCGCAACTGAGGCAGTGGCTCCTGCAGCCCCATGTCGCCCGCTGGTGGAACCACGACACCTCACCCGAGGCGATCGCCCGCCACTTCGCACCGGCCGTCCGGGGCGAGGAGCCCTCGGAGGACTTCCTCGTCGCCCTCGACGGAGCCCCGGTCGCCCTGGTCCAGCGGTGCCGGCTCGCCGACTACCCCCAGTACCTCGGCGAACTCGCCTCCCAGACCGAGATCCCCGACCAGGCGATCACCCTCGACTACCTCATCGGCGACCCCCGGCTGACCGGCCAAGGACTCGGCACCCGCATCATCGAGGCGATCATCACGGCCACCTGGACCGACCACCCCGACGCGCAGAGCATCGTCATCCCCGTCCACCGCGCCAACCGGGCCTCCTGGCGGATGCTGGAGAAAGCCGGACTCCACCGCTGCGCCGAGGCATCCCTGGAGCCCGACAACCCCGCCGACGACCGCCTGCACTTCATCTACCGGACCGACCGCCCCACCCACTGA